One genomic region from Athalia rosae chromosome 3, iyAthRosa1.1, whole genome shotgun sequence encodes:
- the LOC105686242 gene encoding CCR4-NOT transcription complex subunit 10-A isoform X1, protein MIETSESHAIEATASVITDHERELAQNALTDFLKGAYSSCLSNLNKLEVLRPKDLKVMHNKVVTEYYKTDRKKTELFRKSLNAICGQISTADIADGVDDVEKCVMRYNQAVLLYHTRQYDLALKIVNKLFTFVEPMEESLAHKVCLLLIELHIVTNQPDVALSLLNYIESQFVSTDTSKITPTDKENAIKPIKETPEKRDNVDAATDAFRIKLLKYKARVYLMTHQLKLCKREWKALVSSGTPVNVSSIFLKGHLEYLRGNYRKAIKILNSTTVESLEYKTSGESAAVLYYNNMACLHHAMGKPNLSCFYLQKALQENKTAVESVHVKDADALSSQPLYTIGGNRHYELMYSLGVSLLHAGRAAQAFECFTEAAQQLHNSPRLWLRMAECCIYCHKPTNEVDFNVQKRRKDLVQKVVGNGIYRKIILASALSKDTKYHTEGLSYAIPQPTLEFGMLSLKNALFLLPDDNEVNLPLTPLAGPQSVPISLTPSHVLGGQHATQVSQATALEALNLKASVLAASAYISLCLGDHVVALEQARALLSMTKLPGAYKMLGNLYAAESLILMNKISEAIEYLKPENIEDISTFLPIPETLDKDKDKYEEPFVKPVRSWYPNSLPTGKAVLQYNLAVAYAIRGELDKSGETLKQVWISKGPDCDIPIHVIMLALYIELQLGNADVSRSLIKQHCPQYQ, encoded by the exons ATGATAGAAACTTCAGAGTCGCATGCTATCGAAGCCACAGCGTCTGTCATCACAGACCACGAGCGTGAGTTAGCTCAAAATGCATTAACAGATTTTCTCAAAGGTGCTTATTCATCCTGTTTGAGTAATCTCAATAAGTTGGAGGTGCTCAGACCTAAAGATCTCAAAGTAATGCATAATAAAGTTGTTACCGAGTACTATAAAACTGACCGCAAAAAGACTGAGTTATTCAGAAAAAGCCTCAATGCAATATGTGGCCAAATAAGTACAGCTGATATCGCAGATGGTGTCGATGATGTTGAAAAATGTGTCATGCGATATAATCAAGCAGTTTTGCTATATCACACAAGACAATACGACTTGGCACTCAAAATTGTTAATAAGCTATTCACGTTCGTAGAACCAATGG AAGAGAGCTTAGCACACAAAGTGTGTTTATTACTGATAGAACTTCATATTGTGACAAACCAACCTGACGTGGCGTTGTCGCTATTAAATTATATTGAAAGTCAATTTGTGTCCACGGATACATCAAAAATCACCCCAACTGACAAGGAGAATGCTATCAAGCCGATTAAAGAGACGCCAGAGAAACGAGACAATGTGGATGCAGCCACTGATGCGTTCAGGATAAAATTGCTAAAGTACAAGGCTAGAGTTTATTTAATGACACACCAATTAAAGTTATGCAAGAGAGAATGGAAGGCCTTGGTTTCTTCCGGGACACCTGTA AACGTATCGTCAATATTTCTAAAAGGGCATCTAGAATACCTAAGAGGGAATTACAGAAAGGCTATTAAAATACTGAATTCCACCACTGTTGAATCTCTCGAATACAA AACTAGCGGAGAATCAGCAGCTGTTTTATATTACAATAACATGGCCTGCCTACACCATGCGATGGGGAAGCCAAATTTGAGTTGTTTTTATCTACAAAAAGCATTGCAGGAGAATAAAACTGCTGTGGAGAGTGTACATGTCAAAGATGCTG ATGCTCTTTCATCACAACCATTGTATACTATCGGTGGTAATAGACATTATGAATTGATGTACAGCTTAGGGGTATCACTCCTGCACGCTGGACGTGCTGCGCAAGCTTTCGAATGTTTCACAGAAGCAGCCCAACAGCTCCACAACAGTCCACGGCTATGGCTTAGAATGGCCGAATGTTGCATATACTGTCACAAGCCA ACAAATGAGGTTGACTTCAACGTGCAGAAGCGACGAAAGGACTTGGTGCAAAAAGTAGTCGGCAATGGTATttacagaaaaattattttggcGTCAGCTTTATCTAAAGACACAAAGTATCACACCGAAGGTTTATCGTACGCAATACCTCAGCCTACTTTAGAATTTGGAATGTTATCGTTGAAAAACGCACTTTTTCTCTTGCCTGACGATAACGAAGTTAATTTGCCATTGACGCCTCTGGCAGGACCACAATCCGTTCCCATATCGTTGACGCCCTCTCATGTGTTAG GTGGACAGCATGCGACACAGGTTTCCCAAGCAACAGCGCTCGAAGCATTAAATTTGAAAGCTAGTGTTCTCGCTGCCAGTGCGTACATTTCCTTGTGTCTTGGGGACCATGTTGTGGCACTAGAGCAAGCAAGAGCCTTATTATCAATGACCAAATTACCAGGAGCTTACAAGATGCTTGGAAATCTTTACGCTGCCGAGAGTTTGATActcatgaataaaataagcgaAGCGATAGAATATCTCAAGCCAGAAAACATTGAGGACATAAGCACGTTTCTACCGATACCTGAAACACTGGACAAGGATAAAGATAAATATGAGGAACCATTTGTAAAACCGGTTAGAA GTTGGTATCCAAATAGTCTTCCTACGGGAAAAGCAGTGCTTCAATACAATTTAGCCGTAGCTTATGCGATTCGTGGTGAGTTGGATAAATCGGGAGAAACTTTGAAGCAg GTGTGGATTTCGAAGGGACCAGACTGTGACATTCCAATACATGTTATAATGTTGGCGTTGTACATAGAATTACAATTAG GTAATGCCGACGTCTCGAGATCATTAATAAAGCAACATTGCCCGCAATATCAATGA
- the LOC105686242 gene encoding CCR4-NOT transcription complex subunit 10 isoform X2, which translates to MIETSESHAIEATASVITDHERELAQNALTDFLKEESLAHKVCLLLIELHIVTNQPDVALSLLNYIESQFVSTDTSKITPTDKENAIKPIKETPEKRDNVDAATDAFRIKLLKYKARVYLMTHQLKLCKREWKALVSSGTPVNVSSIFLKGHLEYLRGNYRKAIKILNSTTVESLEYKTSGESAAVLYYNNMACLHHAMGKPNLSCFYLQKALQENKTAVESVHVKDADALSSQPLYTIGGNRHYELMYSLGVSLLHAGRAAQAFECFTEAAQQLHNSPRLWLRMAECCIYCHKPTNEVDFNVQKRRKDLVQKVVGNGIYRKIILASALSKDTKYHTEGLSYAIPQPTLEFGMLSLKNALFLLPDDNEVNLPLTPLAGPQSVPISLTPSHVLGGQHATQVSQATALEALNLKASVLAASAYISLCLGDHVVALEQARALLSMTKLPGAYKMLGNLYAAESLILMNKISEAIEYLKPENIEDISTFLPIPETLDKDKDKYEEPFVKPVRSWYPNSLPTGKAVLQYNLAVAYAIRGELDKSGETLKQVWISKGPDCDIPIHVIMLALYIELQLGNADVSRSLIKQHCPQYQ; encoded by the exons ATGATAGAAACTTCAGAGTCGCATGCTATCGAAGCCACAGCGTCTGTCATCACAGACCACGAGCGTGAGTTAGCTCAAAATGCATTAACAGATTTTCTCAAAG AAGAGAGCTTAGCACACAAAGTGTGTTTATTACTGATAGAACTTCATATTGTGACAAACCAACCTGACGTGGCGTTGTCGCTATTAAATTATATTGAAAGTCAATTTGTGTCCACGGATACATCAAAAATCACCCCAACTGACAAGGAGAATGCTATCAAGCCGATTAAAGAGACGCCAGAGAAACGAGACAATGTGGATGCAGCCACTGATGCGTTCAGGATAAAATTGCTAAAGTACAAGGCTAGAGTTTATTTAATGACACACCAATTAAAGTTATGCAAGAGAGAATGGAAGGCCTTGGTTTCTTCCGGGACACCTGTA AACGTATCGTCAATATTTCTAAAAGGGCATCTAGAATACCTAAGAGGGAATTACAGAAAGGCTATTAAAATACTGAATTCCACCACTGTTGAATCTCTCGAATACAA AACTAGCGGAGAATCAGCAGCTGTTTTATATTACAATAACATGGCCTGCCTACACCATGCGATGGGGAAGCCAAATTTGAGTTGTTTTTATCTACAAAAAGCATTGCAGGAGAATAAAACTGCTGTGGAGAGTGTACATGTCAAAGATGCTG ATGCTCTTTCATCACAACCATTGTATACTATCGGTGGTAATAGACATTATGAATTGATGTACAGCTTAGGGGTATCACTCCTGCACGCTGGACGTGCTGCGCAAGCTTTCGAATGTTTCACAGAAGCAGCCCAACAGCTCCACAACAGTCCACGGCTATGGCTTAGAATGGCCGAATGTTGCATATACTGTCACAAGCCA ACAAATGAGGTTGACTTCAACGTGCAGAAGCGACGAAAGGACTTGGTGCAAAAAGTAGTCGGCAATGGTATttacagaaaaattattttggcGTCAGCTTTATCTAAAGACACAAAGTATCACACCGAAGGTTTATCGTACGCAATACCTCAGCCTACTTTAGAATTTGGAATGTTATCGTTGAAAAACGCACTTTTTCTCTTGCCTGACGATAACGAAGTTAATTTGCCATTGACGCCTCTGGCAGGACCACAATCCGTTCCCATATCGTTGACGCCCTCTCATGTGTTAG GTGGACAGCATGCGACACAGGTTTCCCAAGCAACAGCGCTCGAAGCATTAAATTTGAAAGCTAGTGTTCTCGCTGCCAGTGCGTACATTTCCTTGTGTCTTGGGGACCATGTTGTGGCACTAGAGCAAGCAAGAGCCTTATTATCAATGACCAAATTACCAGGAGCTTACAAGATGCTTGGAAATCTTTACGCTGCCGAGAGTTTGATActcatgaataaaataagcgaAGCGATAGAATATCTCAAGCCAGAAAACATTGAGGACATAAGCACGTTTCTACCGATACCTGAAACACTGGACAAGGATAAAGATAAATATGAGGAACCATTTGTAAAACCGGTTAGAA GTTGGTATCCAAATAGTCTTCCTACGGGAAAAGCAGTGCTTCAATACAATTTAGCCGTAGCTTATGCGATTCGTGGTGAGTTGGATAAATCGGGAGAAACTTTGAAGCAg GTGTGGATTTCGAAGGGACCAGACTGTGACATTCCAATACATGTTATAATGTTGGCGTTGTACATAGAATTACAATTAG GTAATGCCGACGTCTCGAGATCATTAATAAAGCAACATTGCCCGCAATATCAATGA
- the LOC105686637 gene encoding josephin-2 produces MVKNIDFDMNGSIYHERQVKELCALHALNNLFQEHGFTKQELDQICYSLSPDVWINPHKSLLGLGNYDINVIMAALQRKGHEAVWFDKRRDPKCLRLENIEGFILNVPTEYKLGFVLLPLKRRHWIALRKISGTFYNLDSKLESPQLIGKDNELIAYLKEQIDSKEKELFLVVSKEVDSKQGWLLDPYQASLQNDADEDSIQYIEDSMPSESDFQNNRVEMDNHQS; encoded by the exons ATGGTGAAAAACATAGATTTTGACATGAATGGGTCTATCTATCATGAGCGCCAG GTAAAAGAGCTATGCGCTTTACATGCCTTAAACAACTTGTTCCAAGAACACGGTTTCACCAAGCAAGAACTAGACCAGATATGTTACAGCCTAAGCCCTGATGTTTGGATAAATCCGCACAAGTCATTACTGGGGCTTGGCAACTATGACATCAATGTTATCATGGCAGCTCTGCAGCGTAAAGGCCATGAGGCAGTGTGGTTTGATAAGCGCAG AGACCCAAAATGCCTCCGTCTCGAAAATATCGAAGGTTTTATTCTGAACGTACCCACTGAATATAAGTTGGGATTTGTTCTACTACCTCTTAAAAGACGGCACTGGATTGCTCTACGAAAAATAAGTGGCACTTTTTACAATCTTGATTCCAAACTTGAGAGCCCTCAGCTAATCGGAAAG GATAATGAATTGATAGCATATTTGAAAGAGCAAATAGACAGTAAGGAGAAAGAGTTATTTTTGGTTGTATCTAAGGAGGTTGACAGTAAACAAGGTTGGTTATTAGATCCATATCAAGCCAGTCTGCAAAATGATGCTGATGAAGATTCCATTCAATATATCGAAGACAGTATGCCTTCAGAgagtgattttcaaaataatagaGTCGAAATGGACAACCACCAAAGTTGA